The genomic window GCCAGAGCGAGCAGGCCAACAGCGGAAAAACGAAAAAATTTTCGACGGTTCATGATGAATCTATAGGGAGCAACAGAGGGCCGTTCAAGCGCCGCCAATGGTGGCCTGCGGCCGATCACGCAAAGATGAAATGCAGGCTCTGTCGGCGGCAAGCCAGCCCCGCCTTGACTTTTCCCGCGCTTTCCTGTTTATCCCGCCCATCAGCTGGCAGTTTCACGACTCCAAGCCGCCGACCGGGACCCGAAAAGGTATAAAGAGATCCCGGAGGTCAACACCCGACAGCGCGTTGCGCCCTCGGGTGCTTTTTGGCTTTGCGTCTTGTTTTTGCCAGCGAAAGCACCGACGTTTCGGAAACCCCGGAACGAAGAAGGAAGAAACGATGTTTGAAAACCTCCAGGACCGCCTTGGTTCCATTCTGAATGGACTGACCGGCCGTGGCGCGCTGACGGAAGCCGATGTTGCCGCCGCCCTGCGCGAGGTTCGCCGTGCGCTTCTGGAAGCTGACGTGGCGCTGGAAGTCGTGCGTTCCTTCACCGACAAGGTGCGTGAAAAGGCTGTCGGCGCGGCAGTCCTGAAATCCATCAAGCCCGGCCAGATGGTCGTCAAGATCGTGCATGACGAACTTGTCGAGATGCTCGGCACCGAAGGCGTTTCCATTGACCTTCATGCGGCCGCCCCCGTCGTCATCATGATGGTGGGTCTGCAGGGTTCGGGCAAGACGACCACGACCGGCAAGATCGCCAAACGCCTGACCGACCGCGATAAGAAGAAGGTGCTGATGGCATCTCTCGACACGCGTCGTCCGGCCGCACAGGAACAGCTTCGTCAGCTGGGCGTCCAGACCGGCGTTGACACGCTGCCGATCATCGCCGGCCAGTCGCCGACCGATATCGCCGCACGCGCCGTGCAGGCTGCCCGGCTCGGTGGGCACGACGTCGTCATCCTCGACACCGCCGGCCGTACCCATATCGACGAACCCTTGATGCTGGAAATGGCCGACATCAAGAAGAAGTCCAACCCGCATGAAATCCTGCTGGTCGCGGATTCGCTGACCGGTCAGGACGCCGTCAATCTGGCACGCAATTTCGATGAGCGTGTCGGCATCACCGGCCTCGTGCTCACCCGCATGGACGGCGACGGACGCGGTGGCGCGGCCCTTTCCATGCGCGCCGTCACCGGCAAGCCGATCAAGCTGATCGGTATCGGCGAACGCATGAACGAACTCGATGAGTTCCATCCGCGCCGTATCGCCGACCGTATTCTCGGCATGGGCGACATCGTCTCGCTGGTCGAAAAGGCCGCCGAAAACATTGATGCGGAAAAAGCCCGCGCCATGGCCGAGAAAATGGCCAAGGGCAAGTTCGACCTCAACGATCTGGCCGACCAGCTTGGCCAGATGAAGAAGATGGGCGGCATGGGCGGCATCATGGGGCTGATGCCCGGCATGGCTGGAATGAAGGACAAGATGGCTTCGGCCGGTATGAACGACAAGATGTTCGACCGTCAGATCGCCATCATCTCCTCCATGACCAAGGCCGAGCGCGCCAACCCGGATATTCTGAAGCACAGCCGCAAGAAGCGCATCGCCGCCGGCTCCGGCACCGATGCCGCTGAAATCAACAAGCTTTTGAAGATGCATCGCGGCATGGCCGACATGATGAAGGCCATGGGCGGCAAGGGCAAAGGCGGCATCATGAAACAGATGATGGGCGGTCTTGCCGGCAAGATGGGGCTCGGTGGCATGATGGGCGGCGGCATGCCTGATCTGTCGAACATCGATCCGAAGCAGCTTGAGGCGCTCCAGAAACAGGCTGAAGCCGCCGGCCTCGGCAAGCCGGGTGCAATGCCCGGTCTTGGTGGCCTGCCGGGCGGATTGCCCGGTCTCGGTGGGGCAAAGCTGCCGGGTCTCGGTGGGATGCCGGGCCTGCCCGGTTTCCCGAAAAAGAAGTGAGGGCGACGCCAATGAACGATGCAGAGGTGAAAGCCCAGCTTTCCGAATACCGCCAGTCGATCGACAATATCGATGCCGCACTGGTTCACATTCTTGCCGAACGTTTCCGCTGCACCAAGGCGGTGGGCGTATTGAAGGCAAAATACAGTTTGCCGCCGGCCGACCCGGCGCGCGAGGAATACCAGATCGAACGCCTTCGCCGTCTTGCGAAGGACGCCAATCTGGACCCGGATTTCGCCGAGAAGTTTTTAAACTTCGTCATCAAGGAAGTCATCCGGCATCATGAAGCAATAGCCGCCGAACATGGCGGTAATGAAAAGACCGCCTGACCGGCGGACAAGCCATCTTAAGGAGTAAATCACATGGCACTTAAAATTCGTCTCGCACGCGGTGGTTCCAAGAAGCGCCCGTATTACCAGATCGTCGTTGCTGATGCCCGTTCGCCCCGCGACGGCCGTTTCCTCGAGAAGGTCGGTTCCTGGAACCCGATGCTTGCCAAGGACAACCCGCAGCGCGTTGAGCTGAAGGCTGACCTCATCAAGGAATGGATCGCCAAGGGCGCACAGCCGACCGACCGCGTTCTGCGCTTCCTCGCCGAAGCCGGCCTTGCCGAGCGCGCCGCTCGCAGCAACCCGGAAAAGGCACTGCCGGGCAAGCGCGCCCTGGAACGCGTTGCTGAAAAGAAGCAGAAGGCTGAAGATGCAGCCGCTGCTGCTGCCGAAGCCTCTGCTGCGGAATAATCTGCACGGAAACTTTTGAAGAACGGGTGGCGTGGTTTTCCATGCCGCCCGTTTTTTGTTTATTTTGGCGTCAACAAACCTTAAAGCTGACGCAACCAACACCAGAAGACGGACGGCCCGATGGCAAAGCTGGAAAACCCGATACTCATGGCAAAGATCGGCGGCGCGCAGGGCCTGCGCGGCGAAGTCCGTGTCAGCACCTATACGGACGACCCGATGGCGCTGGGCGATTACGGCAATCTGGTCACCGCCGATGGCCGCGTCTTTGAAATTCTGGAAGTTCGCGAGGGCAAGAATGTCGTCGTCGTCCGTTTCAGAGGCATCAACGACCGCAATGCGGCCGAAAGCCTGAACGGGCTGGAACTCTTCATTGAACGCGACAATCTGCCGGACGACGAGCTGGACGACGACGAGTTTTATTATGCCGATCTCGAAGGGCTTGAAGCTGTCGATGCCGAGGGGAAAAGCTATGGCGCCGTTAGCGCCGTCTATGATTTCGGCGCCGGCGATCTGCTGGAGCTGAAAGGTGCGGGCCGTCGCCCTGCCCTCATTCCCTTTTCGGAAGCCGCCGTGCTCGAGATCGATCTCGAAGCCGGGCGCATTCTCATCGACCCAATGGCCGCCGGCCTGATCGACAATCCAGACGCCAAGGACGAAAACGGCGTACCGCCGTTCGGTAAGAAATAAATCCATGACCTTCAAGGCGACCGTTCTGACGCTCTACCCGGAAATGTTTCCGGGGCATCTCCAATATTCGCTGGCGGGCAAGGCGCTGGAGCGGGGGCAATGGTCGCTGGATGCCGTGCAAATCCGCGAATTTGCCACCGACAGGCACAGAAGCGTCGATGACACGCCGGCAGGCGGCGGCGCCGGCATGGTGCTGAAGCCCGACGTCTTGGCCGCAGCCATCGATCATGTTTCGAACGGCGACACACGGCCACGGCTGCTGATGAGCCCGCGCGGCAAACCGCTGTCCCAGCACCGCGTGCGCGAATTGGCGGCCGGAGACGGCGCGATCATCGTCTGTGGCCGTTTCGAAGGTGTCGATCAGCGCGTCATCGAGGCCCGTGGGCTCGAGGAAGTGTCGATCGGCGATTACATCCTCTCCGGCGGCGAGCCGGCGGCACTGACGCTTCTGGATGCTGTCGTTCGCATCCTGCCGGGCGTCATGGGCAACGATCTTTCCGGCGTGCATGAAAGCTTCGAGGGCGGGTTGCTGGAACACCCGCATTATACCCGCCCGCAACTCTGGGAAGGCCGCGATATTCCTGCCATCCTCACCTCAGGCAACCACGCCGCCATCGACAAATGGCGGCACGAGCAGGCGGTGGCGCTGACGAAGGAAAGACGGCCCGATCTGCTCAAAAAAACTCAGGCCGAGACGAAATAATAGGTCGTTAGCACCAGCCCGACCGCAATCACCAGCCAGCGGATGATCCATTGCGGCACCCGCCTTGCGGTATGCACGCCCACATAGCCGCCAAGTGCCGCCGCCGGAAACATGATGAGCGCCGCCCACCAGGACACGACGCCGCCGCTGACAAAGATCGTAATGGCGATGACGGCGATCACCACCGATAGCAGGTTCTTCAGCGCGTTAAGATGATGATAGCTGCCGCCCGAGGTTATTCCGAGGATGGCCAGCATCATGATGCCCATGCCGGCCCCGAAAAAGCCGCCATAGATAGAAGCGAGCCCCTGAAAGACGAGGCTCGGTAGATTGCCGGGTGAGCGTTCCGCACTCGTCTTCGGTCGCAGCCATGGGCCGGCGGCGAAAACGGCGGTCGCGGCCAGCAGCAGCCATGGCACCAGCTGGCGGAAGGACGGATTGTCGAGGGACAGCAGAAGCAGCGACCCAGCAAGCCCGCCAACGATGGAAACGGCCGAGAGCAGGATCGCCTCGCGCCAATGCGCACGGATTTCCGGCCCATAAGCGATGACGGAGGTAATATAGCCAGGAAACTGCACGATCGCAGAGGTGGCATTGGCGACGATGGGCGGCAGGCCGGCCAGCGTCATCGCCCCGAAGGTCAGGAAGGTGCCGCCACCAGCGATCGCATTGACGACACCAGATAGAAAACCGGTCGCAAACAGCATCAGAATGACAAATATGGACATGGCCCCTCCCAAGGTTCTCATGCCATATCCGGCAGCAAGCCGCTTCGCAACTGCCGGAGCGCGGCGCGTTATTGATAAAATATTGTCATGAAAGGGATGACAAATGGCGCATGCTAGTATATGTGCGCGCTTGGAATTGGGGTTTACCCCTTTAACCGCAAGCAAAGAATGGCGAACCCGCTCCTGCCGCAAGGCATGGTCTGAAGGCATTGACCGACAGGCGAACCGTTGAGCGCTCTGGCTGTTTCAGAAGAAATCAGAGGTTAACATGACCAATATCATTCAGCAGCTGGAAGCCGAACAGGCTGCCAAGATCGAAGCAAAGCGCACCCTGCCTGAGTTTTCTCCGGGCGACACGTTGCGCGTCAACGTTCGCGTGACGGAAGGTAACCGTACCCGCGTTCAGGCTTACGAAGGCGTTTGCATCGCCCGTTCCGGCGGCGGCCTTTCCGAAAGCTTCACCGTTCGCAAGATCTCCTACGGCGAAGGCGTCGAGCGCGTATTCCCGATCTACTCCCCGCTGGTCGAAGGCGTTGAAATCGTTCGTCGCGGTAAGGTTCGCCGCGCGAAGCTCTATTACCTGCGCGACCGTCGCGGCAAGGCTGCCCGTATCGTTGAAAACACCGGTACGCGCGCACGCAAGCTGAACGAATCCGAGCGCCAGGCAGCTGCCGAAGAAAAGGCACGTCTGGAAGCTGAAAAGGTAGCAGCAGCACAGGCTCTCGCCGCCGAAAAGGCAGCAGCCGAAGCCGCAGAAGCCAAGGCAGCGGAAGAAGCAGCAAAGGCTGCAGAAGCCACGGCGGAATAAGATTTCCATTTCGATGGATGCACGAAAGGCGACCTTCGGGTCGCCTTTTTTGTGGTCTCAGCTTGTCAATCGAAAACCGCAAACGACCAATTCGATATCTGGCCTGAATTACCGGCGGTGGGCCACAAACCGTAAGAGACGCCGTCGCTTCTTCCCCGTTTAATGGTTCCACTTCAGTTTCTTCTGGATAAACCAACATATTCCAAACAGATAACGGATATTTACTTCGTTTTTTAGGCGGGCGTTTTAGCCCACCCTCGAATAGCATTGCCTAATCCCTTTTATTGTGCAATTTTCTTGCTGTTTTAGGTGTTATTATGTTTTTATTTAATTCTTTTTTAACAAAAAATAAGTCCGCTTTTTTCGCGGTTGGCCTCGCCAGCGCGTTGATGAACATCCTTAATCTTTCCGGCTCGCTTTTCATGCTGGAAGTTTACGACCGCATTTTGCCCAGCAAGAGCATTCCGTCTCTTGTGGCACTGGTCGTTCTCCTGATCGTTCTCTACGCGTTTCTGATGGGGTTCGACGCATTGCGAGGCCGCATATTGGCGCGCATCTCCGACAATATGGATGATGCGCTCAATCAGAAGCTTTTCAGGGCATCGATCAGCGCCCCGCTTCTTGCCTCCAGCAAGATCGACGGGCTGCAGATCGTCGGTGATCTCGATCAGATCCGCCAGTTTCTCTCCGGGCCGGGGCCGGCTGCCTTTTTCGATATTCCCTGGCTGCCCATCTATCTCCTCATCTGTTTTGCCCTGCATCCCTGGATCGGCTTTGCGGTGCTCGGCGGGGCCGTGGTTCTCGTCGTGCTGACGCTTCTGACCAATTGGCTGACCGAAAGGGCGACAAAGCAGGCATATACCGCACGGGGCCAGAGAAACGTGCTTGTCGGCAGCAGCCAGCGCAACATCGAATCCATCAAGACCATGGGCATGATGGGTGCGGTGACGTCGATGTGGGACGAATTGCACTCCAGATATCGCTCCGTGACCCTGTCGACTTCAGACACGGCTGGCATGCTCGGCGCCATCTCGCGAACATTCCGCCTGTTGCTGCAATCTGGCGTCATGGCCATCGGCGCCGTACTTGTCATCGACGGCCATGCCTCGGCGGGCAGCATCATCGCCGGATCGATCCTTTCCGCAAAGGCGCTCGGCCCCGTCGAACATGCGATCGCGAACTGGCGCAGCTTCATGACCGCACGGCAGGGCTGGAAACGCGTCAACGAGTTTCTGGAACTGGCGCCGGAGCCTGCACCACCGCTCTCCCTGCCGCGTCCGCAATTTACCGTTGCCGTCGATCGCGTCACCGGTGGCCCGCCGAATGGCGCGCGCGATACGGTTGCCGACATCTCCTTCACGCTGAATGCGGGCGATGGTCTCGGCATCATTGGCCCAAGCGCCTCGGGCAAATCCACACTGGCGCGTTTGATGACCGGCATCTGGCCCTATGAGCGCGGCTCCGTCCGCTTCGATGGCGCCGCACTGAACCAGTGGGACTTCGAGTTCCTCGGCAAATCCATCGGCTACATGCCCCAGCAGGTGGAACTGATGCCGGGAACGGTCGCGCAGAATATCGCGCGTTTCGACCGCAATGCGACCGCGGAATCGATCGTTGCCGCCGCCAAGGCCGCGCAGGTGCATGAGCTGATCCTGAACCTGCCGAACGGCTATGATACCTCCATAGGCGATCGCGGCGAGGCTTTGTCGGGCGGACAGAAACAGCGCATCGGCCTTGCCCGCGCACTCTTTGGCGAGCCCTTCTTCGTCCTTCTCGATGAACCGAATTCCAATCTGGACAACGAAGGTGAGGTGGCCCTGCGCAATGCCATCGGCGACATCAGGGCCCGCGGCGGCATTGTCGTCGTCATTGCCCACCGCCCCAGCGCCCTCGAAAGCATCAATATGGTGATGGTGATAAGCAATGGCCGGATGCTGCGCTTCGGCACCAAGGAAGAGGTGCTCGCGCAAATCCTGCGGCAGAATATCCGCCAGGTGCCCGAGGGGGAAGAAACGCGCAAGATCGAAAACCGGGTGAGCGAGAATGGCTGAGACAGAAAAAACCGGTACAACAAATTCGTCCATTCTCAGGCATTCGGCCGCCGTGGTCGTCCTTGGTCTCGGCCTTCTCGTCGGAATGGGCGGCTGGGCGGCTTTCGCGAAGCTTGCCGGCGCGGTGGTGGCCACGGGCCGAGTGGTCGTTGAAGGCAACTCCAAAAAAATCCAGCATCTTTCCGGCGGCATCGTCAGTGAGATCAATGTCGTCGAAGGCGACAGGGTAGAGGCCGGGCAGGTCCTTTTGCGGCTCAGTGCGACGGTTGTTCAGGCAAATCTCTCCATCGTTGAGAACACGCTTGCGCAACTTTATGCGCGTCGGGCCCGCCTGCGGGCGGAGATTGCCGAAGCACCCTCTTTCACCGTGACCGAAGACCTGACCGCACTGACAAATTCGAAGGCGGCCAAGACCTTCATCGATAGCGAACAGAACCTTTTCAACAGTCGCCGCAACGCGTTGATCGGCATGAAAAAACAGCTTGCCACACGCAAGGACCAATTGGCCGACGAGGCACACGGCCTCGACGTACAAGTTGAAGCCACGGAAAATGAACTCGCCATTGTGAAGGAAGACGTCTTCAAGACAGATGAGCTCCTGAAAAAAGGGCTCGTCACGCTCCAGCGCCTCAATCTCCTCAAGCGCCAGCTTTCCAATCTCGAAGGCCAGCAGGGCCAATATATTGCGGCTCGTGCGCAGACCGTGGGCAAGCTGAGCGAACTGGACCTGCAATTGCTGCAGCTCGATGAAGATCGCAAGTCGGAAGTCACGAAAGACCTGACGTCGATCGAAGCAACCGTTGCCGAATATGAAGAGCGGCTGGCAGCAACACGCGACCAGCTGGATCGTCTCGACATCCGCTCGCCGATTGCCGGTCGTATCTATCAACTTTCAGTGCACAACATAAACGGCGTCATTCAACCGGGTGAAGTGCTGATGCTGGTGGTTCCCGACAAGGATGAGCTTGCAATCGAAGCTAACATAACCCCGCGAGACATCGATCAGATTTACGTCGGACAGCCGGTTACCGTTCGCTTCACAGCGTTCAATCAAAGTACGACACCGGACTTGAACGCGCACGTCGCCGTCGTTGCCCCAGACCTACAGACAGATTCCCGAACTGGCACGTCCTATTATGTTCTGCGCATCAGACCAGACAAAGTCGGCAGGGCACATCTACCTGGCGGGAAGTTGTATCCGGGGATGCCGGCTGAAGTATTCATCCAGACCAGCGAGAGAAGTGTTCTCTCATACTTCGTCAAACCGTTCCAAGATAGGCTCAAAAAGACTTTTGTTCAGGAGTAAGTTACTCCTGAAATCAGCAAAATAGATAAAATCTTCCAATACACCACATACGTGATTTTTTTTAAAATTCGATTCTTCTTATATTGTATTGTGGTTTTTTATGTATTAAATATCACCCGCAATAATTACCAGAAACTTAATTTTAATTCATCGATTTCAAAGAGTTTATAGGAGTTTAAAATGGCGTTAAAAGTAACGTTCGGCAATGGCGGTGCTGCCTCGGTTTCTTCGCTCACCAGCCTCATCGACCAGGAAGCTTACAAGCTTCTCACGGAATCGACGGCCCAGGTTAAAAACGGCTCTTCGCTAGATTCAGGCACTGTCAACGTCGGCGCCGTGTCGGTTCCCGGTACCGGTGCGGGCGGTACGGTTGATGTTGGTTATGATGCCGCTTCGAACGGCTTCAAATTTGACGTGTCTTCGGCATGGAATTCGGTAAAGAACGCTCTCGCCCAGTCCGACACCTCTGAAAACCTTACCTTCAAGGATTTCGTTCAGGTCGACGTTCACCTCGGCGGCACCGGTTCCTCCACCGTGGAAGTTCTCAATGCCAAGCGTGGCAACATCTCAACCGGCGCGGGCAATGACACGGTCACCGTCTCTGTCGTTTCGAATGAAAAGACCTGGGTGAACAATTTCAACATCGACACCGGCGCAGGCAACGACACGATCGTTGTCAAGGCTGGCGCCGCATTCAATGACACATCTGCGGCTGGCACGGGCGGCCTTGCTGCCAATACAGGCGCTGTGAATGGTGGCGCCGGCATCACCGATGGCAGCTTCACCTCTGTCAAGATCGATGCTGGTGCTGGCAACGACTATATCGACCTGAGCGGCGTAAAGCTTGCTTCATCGGTTGTCACCGGCGGCAAAGGTGTCGATTACATTAAGGCAAGCGGTGGTGCCGACACCTTCGTCTTCAATCTCGGCGACATGGCCAAGGGCTCAGCTACAGACAGCATCGAAGGCTTCAACGCCTCTGTGGACAAACTGAAGCTGGTTGGCACGACCATCGATAATTGGGCAGTGAGGTTAGACGATAGCGACACTATTCTGACGTACAACGTCACTGGCGAGCACAAGGGCGAGAAGATTATTGTTTCCGGTGTTCATCTGACGGGTAGCGATTGGTTCACCGCATAATTCTCTCAAAGAGAATTTCATCGATTATCGCTTAAAATGATTGTGGCCCGGAAACATCCGGGCCACAATTTTTTACGTATGCGACGCTCGGCAATCGCGTCGCTGTCGCAATCTTCCAAAATCAGGCAGCCTTGACCTGATTGCCCATTTTACGCGTTGCGATGATGACCAGCACCCCGGCAAGTGCCAGGCAGAAAGCCAGGAAGAACATCGGTGCGATGGTGCTTCCGGTTTGATCCTTGATCCAGGGCACGACATTCTGCGCCACGAAGCCGCCGAGATTGCCAACGGAATTGATGGCGGCGATGCCCGCAGCAGCACCCGCTCCCTTGAGGAAGCGTCCGGGCAGGCTCCAGAACACCGGCTGGCCGGCGAAGATACCCGCGGCAGCGACGCAAAGGAAGGCGAACTGCAACACCGGATCGCTGAGCAATGCCGACATCAGCAGGCAGAAAGCGCCAACGAAAGCCGGGCCGACGATATAGGGCGTCTTGTTCTTCGCCTTGTCGGCTGCCGAAGGCACGACGAACAGGGCGATGGCGACGATAATCCAGGGGATGATATTGATGAAGCCGTTGGTGGTGTTGGAAACACCAAAACTCTTCACGATCGTCGGAAGCCAGTAGCTGAGCCCATAGGCGGCCAGCGGAAAGCCGACATAGCAAAGCGCCATGAACAGAACGCGCGGGTTGACCAGGGCCTTGAAGCCGTCCTCCGCATGTTCTTCCATGCCCTTGTTTTCTTCGGCCAGCCGGTTCTTCAACCAGTCCTTTTCATCCTGCGTCAGGAACTTCGCCTTTTCCGGCGTATCATCCAGATAAAAGAAGGTAACGACGCCGGCGATGACGGCAGGAATACCGGTCGCCAGGAACACCCATTCCCATCCGGCATAACCGAGGAAACCATCGAGATCGAGCAGCATGCCGCCGAGCGGTGCACCAACCGCATTGGCAAGCGCGCTGAAGATCATGAAGAGACCGATCATGCGGCCGCGATAATCGCGCGGGAACCAGAGCGTCATCAGGAACAGCACGCCGGGGAAGAAGCCCGCTTCGCAAAGTCCGAGCAGGAAACGCAGGATGTAAAACATCGTGGCATTCTGCGTATAGGCAAGCGCGATGGTAACGGCGCCCCAGGAAACCAGAATACGGGCAAACCATTTGCTGGCGCCGAAACGGTTGAGGAACAGGTTGCTCGGCACTTCGAAGAGGAAATAACCGATGAAAAACAGCGAAGCGCCAAGACCGTAGGCATATTCGCTCAGACTCAGCGCATCGACCATCTGCAGCTTGGCATAGCTGACATTCTGGCGGTCGATATAAGCGATGAGATAGAGAAGGCCAAGAAACGGCATCAGCCGCCAGGTGATCTTCGAGATGAGGGCCTTTTCGGATACCATATGCTTTCCTCCCTTCGATTTCTCGTCGAATGCAAATGATAAGGGGACCCATCTATATGTGCGCCGCAAAATAGGCAAGTTGCGCCGCACCATATCCATCGGAAAGCATTGCAACGCAGGCGATCCAACTGCGGTGCGGCGCATATGAACGAAACTACTCCATCCTTCCGCGTGTCTCCCAAGCATTCATATTGCCGTAAAACCATCGATCTGCTATGAAAGTTGCCATGGGATCTAAATTCGGATGTCTCGCTCAGAATGTTTATGTGCTGCAGGACCACAAGCGTCTGCCGGCACGGTTCTTTGCGCGCATTTCCGGGGCGCTCAACAGCCGACTTAGGCTCGCCTGACAGCATCCGCTGTCCACCGCCTTTCTGAACCCTGATTACCCTTTTCCATGACAAGGCATAGAGCCATGAGCGCACCCCGCACCTTATATGACAAGATTTGGGACGACCACGTCGTCAACCGTGACCCGGACGGAACCTGTCTTCTCTACATCGACCGCCACCTCGTACATGAGGTGACGAGCCCGCAGGCCTTCGAAGGCCTGCGTATGGCCGGCCGGCCGGTGCATTCGCCGACCCGCACGCTCGCCGTGGTCGACCATAACGTTCCGACCACAGCCGACCGGCTGGAAGGCATCAAGAACGAGGAAAGCCGCATTCAGGTGGAAGCACTTGCGCAGAACGCCAAGGAGTTCGGTGTCGAATATTATTCCGAGCGCGACAAGCGCCAGGGCATCGTCCACATCGTCGGCCCGGAGCAGGGTTTCACCCTGCCGGGCATGACGATCGTCTGCGGCGACAGCCACACCTCAACCCACGGCGCTTTCGGCGCTTTGGCGCACGGTATCGGCACGTCGGAAGTGGAGCATGTTCTGGCCACCCAGACGCTGATCCAGAAAAAGGCCAAGAACATGCTGGTGCGTGTCGATGGCAAGATTCCGGAGGGCGTGACGGCCAAGGATATCATCCTTGCCATTATCGGCGAGATCGGCACGGCCGGCGGCACCGGCCATGTGATCGAATTTGCCGGCGAGGCCATCCGCTCGCTCTCCATGGAAGGGCGCATGACGGTCTGCAACATGACGATCGAGGGCGGCGCCCGC from Agrobacterium tumefaciens includes these protein-coding regions:
- a CDS encoding HlyD family type I secretion periplasmic adaptor subunit — translated: MAETEKTGTTNSSILRHSAAVVVLGLGLLVGMGGWAAFAKLAGAVVATGRVVVEGNSKKIQHLSGGIVSEINVVEGDRVEAGQVLLRLSATVVQANLSIVENTLAQLYARRARLRAEIAEAPSFTVTEDLTALTNSKAAKTFIDSEQNLFNSRRNALIGMKKQLATRKDQLADEAHGLDVQVEATENELAIVKEDVFKTDELLKKGLVTLQRLNLLKRQLSNLEGQQGQYIAARAQTVGKLSELDLQLLQLDEDRKSEVTKDLTSIEATVAEYEERLAATRDQLDRLDIRSPIAGRIYQLSVHNINGVIQPGEVLMLVVPDKDELAIEANITPRDIDQIYVGQPVTVRFTAFNQSTTPDLNAHVAVVAPDLQTDSRTGTSYYVLRIRPDKVGRAHLPGGKLYPGMPAEVFIQTSERSVLSYFVKPFQDRLKKTFVQE
- the rpsP gene encoding 30S ribosomal protein S16, with protein sequence MALKIRLARGGSKKRPYYQIVVADARSPRDGRFLEKVGSWNPMLAKDNPQRVELKADLIKEWIAKGAQPTDRVLRFLAEAGLAERAARSNPEKALPGKRALERVAEKKQKAEDAAAAAAEASAAE
- a CDS encoding type I secretion system permease/ATPase — its product is MFLFNSFLTKNKSAFFAVGLASALMNILNLSGSLFMLEVYDRILPSKSIPSLVALVVLLIVLYAFLMGFDALRGRILARISDNMDDALNQKLFRASISAPLLASSKIDGLQIVGDLDQIRQFLSGPGPAAFFDIPWLPIYLLICFALHPWIGFAVLGGAVVLVVLTLLTNWLTERATKQAYTARGQRNVLVGSSQRNIESIKTMGMMGAVTSMWDELHSRYRSVTLSTSDTAGMLGAISRTFRLLLQSGVMAIGAVLVIDGHASAGSIIAGSILSAKALGPVEHAIANWRSFMTARQGWKRVNEFLELAPEPAPPLSLPRPQFTVAVDRVTGGPPNGARDTVADISFTLNAGDGLGIIGPSASGKSTLARLMTGIWPYERGSVRFDGAALNQWDFEFLGKSIGYMPQQVELMPGTVAQNIARFDRNATAESIVAAAKAAQVHELILNLPNGYDTSIGDRGEALSGGQKQRIGLARALFGEPFFVLLDEPNSNLDNEGEVALRNAIGDIRARGGIVVVIAHRPSALESINMVMVISNGRMLRFGTKEEVLAQILRQNIRQVPEGEETRKIENRVSENG
- the rplS gene encoding 50S ribosomal protein L19; this encodes MTNIIQQLEAEQAAKIEAKRTLPEFSPGDTLRVNVRVTEGNRTRVQAYEGVCIARSGGGLSESFTVRKISYGEGVERVFPIYSPLVEGVEIVRRGKVRRAKLYYLRDRRGKAARIVENTGTRARKLNESERQAAAEEKARLEAEKVAAAQALAAEKAAAEAAEAKAAEEAAKAAEATAE
- the ffh gene encoding signal recognition particle protein, encoding MFENLQDRLGSILNGLTGRGALTEADVAAALREVRRALLEADVALEVVRSFTDKVREKAVGAAVLKSIKPGQMVVKIVHDELVEMLGTEGVSIDLHAAAPVVIMMVGLQGSGKTTTTGKIAKRLTDRDKKKVLMASLDTRRPAAQEQLRQLGVQTGVDTLPIIAGQSPTDIAARAVQAARLGGHDVVILDTAGRTHIDEPLMLEMADIKKKSNPHEILLVADSLTGQDAVNLARNFDERVGITGLVLTRMDGDGRGGAALSMRAVTGKPIKLIGIGERMNELDEFHPRRIADRILGMGDIVSLVEKAAENIDAEKARAMAEKMAKGKFDLNDLADQLGQMKKMGGMGGIMGLMPGMAGMKDKMASAGMNDKMFDRQIAIISSMTKAERANPDILKHSRKKRIAAGSGTDAAEINKLLKMHRGMADMMKAMGGKGKGGIMKQMMGGLAGKMGLGGMMGGGMPDLSNIDPKQLEALQKQAEAAGLGKPGAMPGLGGLPGGLPGLGGAKLPGLGGMPGLPGFPKKK
- a CDS encoding chorismate mutase translates to MNDAEVKAQLSEYRQSIDNIDAALVHILAERFRCTKAVGVLKAKYSLPPADPAREEYQIERLRRLAKDANLDPDFAEKFLNFVIKEVIRHHEAIAAEHGGNEKTA
- the rimM gene encoding ribosome maturation factor RimM (Essential for efficient processing of 16S rRNA), whose protein sequence is MAKLENPILMAKIGGAQGLRGEVRVSTYTDDPMALGDYGNLVTADGRVFEILEVREGKNVVVVRFRGINDRNAAESLNGLELFIERDNLPDDELDDDEFYYADLEGLEAVDAEGKSYGAVSAVYDFGAGDLLELKGAGRRPALIPFSEAAVLEIDLEAGRILIDPMAAGLIDNPDAKDENGVPPFGKK
- the trmD gene encoding tRNA (guanosine(37)-N1)-methyltransferase TrmD, with product MTFKATVLTLYPEMFPGHLQYSLAGKALERGQWSLDAVQIREFATDRHRSVDDTPAGGGAGMVLKPDVLAAAIDHVSNGDTRPRLLMSPRGKPLSQHRVRELAAGDGAIIVCGRFEGVDQRVIEARGLEEVSIGDYILSGGEPAALTLLDAVVRILPGVMGNDLSGVHESFEGGLLEHPHYTRPQLWEGRDIPAILTSGNHAAIDKWRHEQAVALTKERRPDLLKKTQAETK
- a CDS encoding sulfite exporter TauE/SafE family protein, with translation MSIFVILMLFATGFLSGVVNAIAGGGTFLTFGAMTLAGLPPIVANATSAIVQFPGYITSVIAYGPEIRAHWREAILLSAVSIVGGLAGSLLLLSLDNPSFRQLVPWLLLAATAVFAAGPWLRPKTSAERSPGNLPSLVFQGLASIYGGFFGAGMGIMMLAILGITSGGSYHHLNALKNLLSVVIAVIAITIFVSGGVVSWWAALIMFPAAALGGYVGVHTARRVPQWIIRWLVIAVGLVLTTYYFVSA